The Ignavibacteriota bacterium genomic sequence AACAACAAGCCATAGAAGAACTTGATAATATGATGGCTGAAGTTGTTAAAATGAGATTAATGAGCGATGTTCCCTTGGGGGCATTTTTAAGCGGTGGAATTGATTCAAGTCTTATTGCCAGTTTAATTAGTTTGAAATCTGAAAGCAAGCCCAATACCTTTTCAATTGGTGTTGTTGATGATGATTATAATGAACTTCCATATGCAAAGGCTGTTGCGGAAAAATATAATACAACTCACAGAGAATTTTTAATCAAACCGGTAATTCTTGATATTTTACCTAAAGTAATTGATATGATGGATGAACCAACGGATCCATTCGCAATTAGCGTTTATAATATATCACAAGTAACACGCCAGCATGTTACCGTTGCTCTTGGCGGAGATGGAGGTGATGAACTTTTTGGTGGATACGACAGATATCATGGTAATAAATTTGTGAGTTACTTACATAATATTCCAGAGATAATTAGAAAAACAAGTTTAGAGACTTTAATTAAAATTTTCCCCGAAGATTTTTCAAAAAAAAGTTTATCACAAAAGCTGCGTTGGCTAAATCATATGTCATCATTTGATGATGATAGAAGATATTTTGAAAGTATGTCTTTTTTTAGATTTTTAGATAAAAACAAAAATGAATTGTATTCTTCAGATTTACAATCCAAACTAAATGGAGATCATCCATCAAAATATATTGGCAATTATTTTAATGACGATGTAACCAATAATTATTTGGATGCAATGATGTACACTGACTTAATGAGCAGGCTACCTGATTATACTCTTCAAATTCTTGATAGAATGACAATGGCACATAGTTTGGAAGGAAGGTCACCATACTTGGATCATAAATTGGTAGAATTTGCCGCAACATTACCTCCGGAATGGAAAGTTTCAAACGGAAAGTTAAAAGCAATTTTACGTGAATATTCAAAAAAATATTTACCTCCTGTTTTGTTAACACGTGAGAAACAAGGTTTTGGATTTCCTCTCAATCGTTGGCTTAAAAATGATTTGAAAGAAATGATAAATGATGTTTTTTCTTCTTCAAAATTAATATCAGATGGTTATTTTAATAGAAATTATGTTAATAAAATTAAAGATGAACATCAAAAAGGAATTGTTGATCATCAAATGAGAATTTGGGGATTATTGAATATGGAATTGTGGTACAACTCATTTATTACTAATAAATAAACAGAATAATATTTATGGAACATGTAAATATTAATTACGAAAAAAATGAAAATAATGATTCATTAACTTTTCATGAATTTAGTAAAAATAATATTTCACCTCTGAAAAAATATCAGGATTTAATAATTGGTAATAGAAAATTATCCAATTTAATTAAGTATGAAATTATTACTTTCTTTTTGATGAATTTACCTTCACTTCCGGGTTTGTTCCTTAGACAAAAATTTTATAAAATTTTATTTAACAAAATTGGGCGTGGTTCAACTATAGGTATTGGTGTTTCTTTACGGCAGCCGGGAAAAATTAGTTTAGGCAAAGGTGTAATTGTTGACGATTTAGCTTTGCTAAGTATAAGAGGCGACGAATCAAATATTCAATTGAATGATAATGTTTTTATTGGAAGAAAATCAGAATTGAATGTAAGAAACGGATGTATAATTATTAATTCTAACTCCAGTATTGGCACAAATTGTAGGATCGCGACAACAGAAGGAAAAGTAACAATTGGCGAATATGTTTTTATCGCTGCTAATTGTTATTTAGGCGGTGGAAATCACAAGACTGACAGAACTGATATCCCCATAGCGCATCAAGGCTTTGAGAGCAAAGGCGGTGTTACAGTAGAAGATGATGTTTGGCTTGGTGCAAATTGTATTGTTTCTGATGGTGTAAAAATTGGTAAAGGCTCAATTATAGGGGCATGTTCATATGTGAATAAAGATATACCGCCATATTCAATTGCTTTTGGCATTCCAGCTAAAGTTGTAAAAAACCGTAAATAATCAGTAAACGATTGAAAGATCAGATAATGAACAATATATTTAATTTAAAATCAGATTATGCAAATGACTTAAATAAAAATAATTTAAGTAACATTATAAATATTTTTAAAAAGAATAAAATTTCTTTATCAAATAAAAGTTACGTTATAACAGAAAGTGAAAGTTATAAATGGAGAATTATAGATAATGAAAATAAGTTAGATTTCATCCTTAATTTAGATAATGACATAATTAGTATTAGTAGGAATATACACATTGTTACGGAAATTGTAGATAAAGATCTCTGTGTCAGATGCGGTGCATGTGATCCGGCTTGTCCTGCAAACATAATTAAGTTTGATGATCAAGCATTTCCATATATTACAAAAGAAGAAGATTGTATTTCAAATTGCGTTAGATGTATTAAGGTATGTCCCGGTAAAGTCGTTGATTTCAATACTTGGGATGATGAAATGTTTGGAATGAGACCTCATCCTGAATCAATAACAGGAATTGTAAGAAAATCAATGGTAGGTTATTCTGTTAACGAAGATATTAGAGAAAAAGGAGCAAGCGGTGGAATAGTTACACAATTACTTACTTACATGCTGGATAAAAAAATTATTGATGGTGCTTTGGTTTTAAGCAGTGGTGTGGATGAAAATGGTTATCATCTAAAACCTATGATTGCCAGGACAAAAGAAGATTTAAGAAAAGCAGCACGATCAAAATATTTATTAATTCCGCATCTTGAA encodes the following:
- the asnB gene encoding asparagine synthase (glutamine-hydrolyzing), with protein sequence MCGICGKIYHDFNRSVEEPIINDMMDSIVHRGPDDEGKYLNKNVGLGFRRLSIIDLSLGHQPMTNEDGTVWLVFNGEIYNHQELREILLNKGHIYKTKTDSETIIHLYEEFGVNCVDHLRGMFAFAIWDNNKKQLFIARDRLGEKPLFYHFDNQKFLFGSEVKTILQEKNIERSINFEAMDCYLSLRFIPAPNTMFNEIKKLPAGHFLLVKDGKLEIKQYWKPSYIEKYKGTKQQAIEELDNMMAEVVKMRLMSDVPLGAFLSGGIDSSLIASLISLKSESKPNTFSIGVVDDDYNELPYAKAVAEKYNTTHREFLIKPVILDILPKVIDMMDEPTDPFAISVYNISQVTRQHVTVALGGDGGDELFGGYDRYHGNKFVSYLHNIPEIIRKTSLETLIKIFPEDFSKKSLSQKLRWLNHMSSFDDDRRYFESMSFFRFLDKNKNELYSSDLQSKLNGDHPSKYIGNYFNDDVTNNYLDAMMYTDLMSRLPDYTLQILDRMTMAHSLEGRSPYLDHKLVEFAATLPPEWKVSNGKLKAILREYSKKYLPPVLLTREKQGFGFPLNRWLKNDLKEMINDVFSSSKLISDGYFNRNYVNKIKDEHQKGIVDHQMRIWGLLNMELWYNSFITNK
- a CDS encoding acyltransferase, whose protein sequence is MNLPSLPGLFLRQKFYKILFNKIGRGSTIGIGVSLRQPGKISLGKGVIVDDLALLSIRGDESNIQLNDNVFIGRKSELNVRNGCIIINSNSSIGTNCRIATTEGKVTIGEYVFIAANCYLGGGNHKTDRTDIPIAHQGFESKGGVTVEDDVWLGANCIVSDGVKIGKGSIIGACSYVNKDIPPYSIAFGIPAKVVKNRK